GGACTACGGCTGAAAAACTGAATCCATTCTCCGTTGTAATCATCGTTACCTATTTTGTAGCGACCACCTCCATTATCGTATATAAACGGCATGCCCACCTCTACCACTTTACTGTAATTTTTATTCCACAGATACAGCTCCATTAACAATGGTTCGGGGGATGGACAAATCATGTTCCACACCAGATCCTGTTCGGACGCATTGACCCCGGGAAAGAGTACATCTCCCCACACGAGTACATTTTTACCATTCACTCCTTCGACACCAGACTCCATCAGGTCAATCAGTTTGGGAATCAGCTGGTCTAATGTCAGTACCGGAATTTCTCCCACCTTGTTAATATCCAGATTTTTATCATCAAAGTAAGCTGCCTTTCCATAGAGTTTTCCGATCATAAGATACGACCAGACCTTGAATCGTATCGCTCCGGATATAATAGAATTATAGTGTGCTTCTTCTATTGCTTTTGGATTTTTCTTACGGTATTCTATAACTTTTGCCAGGTAATTATTTGCATTGATGATAATATCATAGAATCCTTTCGGATTGGCAAATTCATTACCTTGTTTTTCCCTATAGTAATAGAGATCCCACAGATCCTGAGGAGCATTTTTTGTAGGTTCCAGCAGATCGGTACGCAGGTCAGCCAGAAAAACAGCCTGATCAGCAACTTTCTGAACTTTTGCAGCTATTCCCATGTAACCGGAATAGAGTTCATTCGCATTACCCACATAATCTTCGTCTTTCAGGATATCATTGGTATCTACTTCAAAGTATTTTGAACAACCTGTAAAAAATAAGACTGCACAGATTGCTGTTATTTTCAAATAATTTTTCTTCATCTCTTCAACGATTAGAGTTTCAGGTTAACACCTAATTTAAATGTACGTGGTAAAGGAATTTTACCATAATCGGCTCCTAACAGACTGATATCATAGCTATAGGCTGTCACAGGATCGAGCCCCAGATATTTGGTCCAGGTATAGATATTTTCCCCGGAAATATAGATTTCGGTATTGTTAAGTAATTTGAATTTCTGAGCTCCAAAATTATATTTCAGAACTACATTACTCAGGCGCAGATAGGAAGCGTCTTCAATCCAGCGATCTGAAAAACGACTGTTACCCATCGGATCTCCATAAGTTGCTTTGGGAATTGTCGTCATCTGACCTTCTTCCTGCCATCTGTTGAGGATAGCGGTAGACTGATTCTTATAGCTACTCATGTCTTCCAGGCTGCGGCGAACTGCATTATACATCTTATTCCCTTTAGAGAAAGTGACATATCCGCGTAAGGTTAGTTTTTTGAATCTTATATCTACAAATCCGGATCCATAAAATTTAGGTAATGCATTCCCCAAACTCTTACGATCATCCTTATCAATGATTCCATCCTTGTTGATATCTTCAAAGATAGCGTCTCCGGCTTCGAAAGGAAGATTTTTGAAGTCTGTCAGATTAAGACGTGAAGCCTCTGCCGAATTACTGATGACACCATTGAACTGATAACCGTAAAAATCATATGGAGAGCCTCCGACCTGTGTGATCAGGGTCATGCCATACGGGGCTGTAGTGATCTTTTGATCTATGTTATTGAGGCTTTTCACTTCATTTCTTAAGGTACTCAGATTTCCACCTATCGTAAATCCGAAATCTTTTTTCTCAATAAGTGTGAGGTTGGCATCAAACTCGAATCCGGTATTGAGCAGAGTTGCTCCGTTGACATACATATTTTCGATACCAGCAATGGGTGTGACCGGAACGGCCTGTACAACATCTTTGGCTGTAGTATGGTAGTAAGAGGCACTTAAGTTCAATCTTTTTTTCCATAAACTTGCAATCAGACTGACATCCCAGTTTCGGACATCTTCTCTGTTTAAGGATGTATTGGGAATATTCCCGACTACGATACCTGACAGCTGACGATAAATCTGGCTGCTGTAGTAGGCCTGACTGAGTTTGGATGAATATCTGCTGTTAGCTGTTTTGGAATATCCCGCATTCAGTGTCAGCAGATCCAGATTGGCGATATCTTTAAATGCACTTGTATTTGATAACAAAAATGAAAGATCAACTCCGGGATAAAATCCGAAACGGTTCACATCTACTCCTGTAGAGGATGCACCATCAGTTGACAGATACGTCGACGCTTTCACTAAATTCCGCCAGTCATACTGCACAAAACCATAAAAACTCATCCAGTTCCAGGACTCATTATAGCCATCAAAAGCACGTCCTGCAGCATTTACATAATTGAGCGTGCGATAGAAATCAGAGCTGGTATTACGACCGAATCCCGCATCATATTCTCTATCTGTGATCATTCCCTGAAAGCCTACACCTGCCTGAATATTGGATTCATCCAGTTGTTTTGTGTAATCTGCATTTATCTTGTAATAGATATTGGAATTCTTACCCGATCCGGAACGAGCAGAGTTCAGTGCTACGCCATTTTCCAGGGGCAGAATGGTACGGCTGGACAATCCGGGTATAAAGGTAGATTGTCTGTTATAACTGGAGAACAATCCGAATGTACCGTATACATTTATGTTTTGGGTAGCTTTGTATTTAACACCCGCATTGACAAATACATCATAGATATCCGAATTGATGGTTGTTGTATTAAGCAGAGCCAATGGATTTGACACATTGAATTGTCTGACTATATCATAATCCGGCAATATGTTGTTACGGTCATCTTTTCTGTAAGGACTGAGTATCGGTGCCTGATAAAGCGACGCCAGCATAGGGTTAGTCGCCTGAAGCATTCCCTGCTCATGCAGTTTATTCGTCGCATATGTCAATGCTACACTCGCCGACAGGTCAAATTTCTTGCCTAAGGTAAGCGTTGAATTGAGGCGGGTACTGTAGCGTGTAGATTTACTGTTGTCCAATGTTCCATTCTGATCCATCACCCCCAGAGAGAGATCATATTTGGCAATAGCATCCCCCCCTTTGATACGAAGGTGATTATCCGTAACGAATGCGGGAGTATAGATCTCATTTTGCCAGTCTGTATGATTATTGTACAGAAAATTGTAATAGTAGTTCGGGTCATCTCTTAAAAACGGAAAGTAGCTAATCATATCATTCATATCCGCAAACTGAGACATTCCTACATCTCCGATAAAGTTTTTAAAATCACTTCCCTGCAGTACCGGGATACGTTTGTTATTATATCCTATACCATAGTTTCCTTTGAATTCAATAACTGTTTCGAGATCATCTGCAGATGAGGTCTCAATAAGGAGAACGCCATTGGATGCTAATGATCCATATACGGCAGCCTCCGAACCTTTAAGCAATCTGATACTCTTGACATCCTGCGGATTGATGGCATTAAATACACTTCTGGAATACCCTCCGATAATAGTAGATGTTTCATTATCCGGAAAATATGGCATCCCGTTCAGAATAATGAGGGGTGAATTATCTGCAGTTAAAGTTCTTATCCCACGAAAGTTCAGCACGCTTCCCTCTGTAGGCATTCCACTTTTATTAATTACATTCAATCCCGAAAATTCACCGGCTATTACATCTTCAATATTATAGACGCCATCCTTGAAATCCTGATTATATAAAATGGATGTTCCTTTATTGGCAAAAATACCTTCTTTGACTTCATCAAATTTGAAACGTGTATCAGGGACCAATGTCACCACAATAGAATCCCGCTTCAGTGTACTGACCTGCAGTTCGTGAAATCCGGGACTCCATACTGTAATAAGGGCGGAAGTACCGACATCGTCGACCTTCAATGAAAAATCTCCGTTTTTATTGGTTTGTGCAGAGGTGGCACTGTTTTTTATAGAAACAATTGCATTCGCTACTGCAGCATTATTATAGGAGCTCAGTACCTTTCCTTTTATTACCCGCTGTGCAAAAGCCTGCTCTACACTACACAAACCTATAACCGAGCTTACAAGCAAAATTTTATATAATATATTCACCCTTTTTATCATAACTATTCAATAAGCATTCTTTAAAAACATTATAAAACTGCTTTACTCTTTTAATAATTGTTTTGTGTGGGAATCAACGCCCAATGATATAAATCCATTTGTTCAGCCGTTCCTTTACCCAGTCCGGCAAATTCTACTTTTATTCTAAACCGTCTCACCTGAGTACCATCTATAATGACAGGCCCTACCAATCCTCCCCATCCGTTATACTTGGTACTACCTACGGTATTGGTTGAGCGATCATAGTTCCATGGTGTGGAAGGTTCTACGTTGAGTGCACTTTTAATCAGTTTACCATCGATATAGATATTTACAAACGGATGTGTGGTGGAGCGGAATCCCATATACAGATTATATTCTCCGGGAGGAACTTCAACCACTTTATAACCGGTAGATCCGTCGCTGTTGCGTACAGTCATTACTGGTGTAAAGTCTATAGAAAGCGGTGCTCCTGCAATTTTCTCCCCTTTCAGAACCAGTGTACGGTATTTGTATTCCAGTCCCAGTGTCGGGAAACTTGCATTATCGCGGTCTGTCGGGACAACACTGGTCGCATTGCGTACTGTAAACAGGTTTGCTTTTTCATTATCCGGCACATATTCCCAATAATGAAAAAACTGTTTGATCATGTCGATATGTACATTGTTAGGTACTTTCAGTTTCGAGATTTCAAATATTCTGCCGTTACTCATTCTTTTATAAGCCGGATTTACTTGCTGAACACTTGTTTTCCACAGTTTGTTGAAAGCCGAATATATATTTTCTTCACTGCCATAATCATCAACCAGTTTATTATAAAAGATAGCTTCTTTGATCCAGGACATAGCTTTGAGATAATCATCCTCTTCAAATGTTTTCCCAAACTGAGCATAGAGACTTCTCAAATCATTAAAACAATTGTTCAGCACCTGATTGCTTGGCAGAAACATACTGACCTGTACAAATTCTGAACGGATATTTGCTTTTTCAAAAATCGGATTCTTGATCACATAGGCTGAATCATAAACGGTATTTCCGGTAGGATCCACACCTATAGGAATACTGTTGGCCAGATCAAAAATGGTATCATTAAGTCGCAGAATAGTATCCCGGATAATGGAATAATCAGATCCCAGTCCTTCCAGATATTCATAGATACTTACATCCGGTTTCATGAGTTCATTAATCTCATGCACAACTCCGTTTTTACATAGTTGATTACCATTGACAAGAACTGCATCTCCTATCTGATATTTACCTGAAGCATCCTGATTAATAGACAGGTATTTTCCATTCAATGTCTTCAGTCGTAATCCTTTTTTAAGTTTAGAGACATCATAGGTAAGATTGTTCATATGGTAACCCATCACATACTTTTCATCCAGATTTAATTGTGCCAGGCGGTCCATCTGTTCATTATTTACCACCCATACCGTCAGATACTGATCTCTTTGCAGCTCCTGTGCCAACCCGGCTTCTTCTAATTTTGCTACAAATTTGCTATACTCCGGTTTTGATTTCAGGTAGTCCAAAAGATTTAAAGGAGATACGGTAGTCGTTCCTTCTGATGTTCCATAATGGCTGTCCCAGGCTTTTTTACAGCTCGAAAAGCAGAGCACTGCTGCTATAAGAGCAAAAATTAATCTTTTCATAATCGTAATATTTAGTCTATAGGATCAAATCGTATATAATCCAGCGTAATCAGCTTTCCATCTAAAGAAAGTATACGCAGTTTGTGAGATGTTGTCTCTTCAAAAGTGACATTGCCGAGAGACTGTTCCAGCTGTCTGTCTGTACGTGTGTTACTAATAGTATGTTTTTCTCTCATCAACGCCCCATCCAGAATAAATGAACAGATTCCTGTGGACGTTGCCTGAATAGGGCTTGGCCAGAAGAAGGTCACTTTGTACTTACCTTTTACGATTACAGGGCTGTTCATTTCTATCCAGCCTGACTCTCCCAGGGTAACGCGCAAATGATCGTAATTCAGCACTTCACTGTAATAAATACCATCTGCCGGTCGGCTGTTACGGTAAATCAACACATTGCTTCGTGTCTCCGGGCGTGCACTCCAGATAATACTCTTGAGGTCTCCGGTAATAAATGTTTTGTTATACTGTGCACTCAGATTTGGTTTCTTAAACTGGGTTACATTGGCTTCTATATCCGGATAGTCGGACAATTCCCAGATGACGGATACCCTTTCCGGTGTAAACACCGGCATCCAGTTATTCACTTCATGCAATACTCCGTTTTTACACAGCACATTGAACTCTAAAAATTTAATTCCTGTAGTATTAGCCGCATTACTGTTCAACAGTAATTCTCCCTGTCCTTCCGACATCTTGATGAGTTGTTTGTCTGCTAATGTGTTGATATTCATCTTACGCTGTCCTGAAGGGAACTGACCAAGACTGGCATAATCTCTCAACTGACCAAGAAGATGATAAGCGACATATTGATTCAGGGGATTCTTCACATCTGTATAAGGCAGTCCATTACTGGCGGATAACTTAGTAATAAGATCAGCGATACTTCTCACATTGTCCGCAGCAAAAGTCTGATTGGAGACTGCAAATGCGGTATAGCGGTACCGGATTTCTATAGGGTTACCCTGTTCATCTGTGGAAGGTGTATATACTGTTTTCAAACGTTCTTCATAACCGGCCATTTTCACTGCTTCATAGAAGATACTGAATTTGTCCTGTTGAAGACGGTCAATGATCGTTTCTGTCAACGGCGTCAATACATCTTCGATAACATGTATAATTCCGTTGGTTGCTTTTACATCAAATTTTTTAAACCGGGAAAGTCCGTTAAGATATACGGCTTCAAGCCCTCCTCCTCTGAATTCTATACTCAGGTTATCATCCGTTTCATTAAGTTCGTCAATAGCTCCACTCTGAAACTGTCCCAGATCAATAACAGTTCCTGCAATCAGATGATAGCGGACCAGATAAGCAGCATCTTCTTTGGACATATCCTGCACACTTGCATAACCTTTGGCTTTTAAATAGCGGTCAACACCTTCATTAGAGGGTACAAAATGGGTATAATTTGCATTCAGATTAAGTGTATTGTACAGATCCGCCTGATTCAAGACTTCTACCCAACGGGAGAATTGATCTGGATGCTGCTTGAGATATACTGAAATCGGGAATTCATCATAAGCTGTGAAGGTTTTATCTTCAAAGCTATCTTTACAGCTATTGACCAGTAACAGCGGAAACAACAGCAAGAATGCCTGTATGGTCCGGTGTAAGTTATAAATTCGTTTCATAGTTGGTTAGTTTAAGCTATCGTAATAGGGATTCTGCACCAGTAAGCGATTCGATTTCAACTCGTCAATATGAATCGGCAGGTAGTGTGAATTGTTATTTAATAATTTGGACCGTATTATCGGAGATGAGCCTCCTGCTGTACCCAAGAGCACTTGTTCGATAAGGTAATCCTTATACTCATAATTATTTCTCTTGCCGACACGCAGTAGATCATACCATCTCTTTCCTTCACCTATAAATTCGAGTGCTTTTTCATTCAATACGATATTCAGCATCTCCAACTGATTAGAGGCAATAGAGAGGGGTTGAGTGATTCCCGCACGGGCACGTACTGCTGAAACCAGGTCCAGTGCTTCCTGATAATGGCTGGCTCCTTTCATCACATATGCCTCTGCTTTCATCAGATAGATATCGGCCATACGATAGAGTATCCAGTTTTGGTCGTTATTCTGACGTGGAATAGCAGTTCCACCTTCTGAACCCAAATATTTCCACACCTTGAAATCGACACCGGAATAAGATGCAGCAAGGCCACGTATATCATCCGGATTCTGCTGAAATCTGGCCACCATAAGCGGAGAAATAATCCAGTTGTAAGAAGAACCGAACCAACTGATAAGGCCATTGGTTTGATTTTTTGTAAAGTCAAACTGAATTTCAAAAATCCCTTCATTTGAATTGCCCGGACTGAATATGGTAAACCAGTTATTTTTTGTATTTACTTTCCCCTGAATAAGACCTACACGTCCGGAGTTTAATACTTTATCGCAGGCTTCGATGGCCAGATCATACTGCTCTGTCCAAAGGTATACATCGGCTAATGTGGCATAAACAGTCCATTTAGTTACCCGTCCTTTGGTTTCCCATACTGTTGGCCAAAATTCTTTGCTGCTACCAATAGATTGCTGTAAATCGGAAATAATCTGTGTGAAAATCTGAGCAGAAGTAGAAGTCGCAACTTCAAAAGAAGCCTGATCATCCATATAAGGTTCCAGAATCAATGGAGCATCTTTAAAATTACGCACAATGTAGAAATAGGCTAAAGCCCTGAGATAATAAGCTTCTGACAGGTAAGACCGCATAGTTGCTTCATTAAAGGAGGGATCTTTTGCCACGACTTCCGGAGCATAACGGATAACCATATTGGCATAATTGATAATGCTATAGAAGTTTGACCATTTCACAAATGAATTGGAAGGAATAACGTCGAACGATTTGAAACGCTGAAGATCGTTATTAATAAAACCGCCTAATGACAAGCCATTTCCACGGGCTTCTCCCCAGACCAGCATTAACTGTACAGACTGTTGCATTTTTACATACGCTGCTCCGAGTACCGCTTCTACTTCTTCTTTATTGGACCAGTAGGAATCGCTGATCTGTTCGTTTTCCGGTTTTACATCTAACCATTTATTACACGAACTGCTGAACGTTATTATAAAGGCAAAAAGAATAAAAATGATCCTTTTCATATGATTTATACATTAAAAGTTTAATAATATACCCATCGCAAATCTGCGCGGACGTGGTGTACTCGCATTGTCCTGACTCAACATATAGATGTTACTGGACAAGGAGACTTCAGGGTCCTGTCCTGAATATTTGGTCCACGTGAACAAATCCTGTACAGTAGCAAAGACATCAAATCTGCTCAGACCATATCGTTTGACCAACGTTTTGGGCAGCGAATATCGTAGTGAAACGGTTTTAAGACGTACATAAGATGCATCTTCCACAAACCGGTCTGATCCCAGATAATTGTATCCTTCACCATAGAGTGCGCGAGGTATATCCGTGTTATCTCCTTCATGTCTCCAGCGTCTCAGCACAGCGGTACTTTGATTGCCTGTACCTCTCATATTTTCGGTGTCCATACGGGTGCTGTTGACGACTTTCTGACCAAAACGACCATGGAAAAAGGTGGTCAGCAAGAAATTCTTATATCCCACATTGAATCCTGCTCCTGAGGTAAAGAGTGGCATTGCGTTGCCCAGATATACAATATCATACTGATTGATAACTCCGTTTCCGTCTATATCCTGATATTTTGCATCTCCGGCATATACTTTACGAGGTCCGTTCTGTATGACGACTGGTTCTCCATTCAGGTTATACATAATATTACCACTCAAATCACGGGCAAAGGTTTCATCCTGATTTTGATACACTCCGAGATAGCGGTATCCGTAAAATGAGCCAATCGGATTGCCTTCAATGATCTTATGTGCATATTTTCCATTTCCAAATTCATAATTTTCGAACTGCATATTTTCAGGAAGTTCGACCACTTCATTTCTGTTTTTTGAAAAATTGATATTAAAGGAAAGTTGGAAGTCTTCTTTCCGGATAGCGTCATAATTAAACATAATCTCCCACCCTTTGTTGGTCAATTCTCCGGAATTGAAATAACTGATCTGTGAAAATCCTGTCGATGAAGGTAACTCCACATCTTTTTGCAACAGGTCCGTCGTACGGCGGTGATACCATTCCGCTGTGATATTCAATTTGTTTTTGAACAGGGAGAAATCGACCCCGACATCTGTACTAGTGATAGTTTCCCATTTCAGATTTTCCAGTTGTATGGAAGAAGGTGAAATCGCAGTCATATCCATATATCCCGGAGTGATCGGTTTGAATACGCCTAAATATGGCCATGCCCCTGAAGGTGCATTTCCGCTTTGTCCCCAGCTAACTCTGAATTTGGCCGTTTGAAAAATATTCAGATCCTGAATAAATTTTTCATCTCCGGCCTGCCAGGCCACTCCGACCGAAGGGAATCCGGCCCAACGCTGATTCTTACCTAAGCTGGAATTAGATTCCCAACGGTATCCTCCGCTGATGATATATTTTCCTTTATAGGTGTAGTGTCCGTTAGAAATTACCCCAAGATTACGCGTAAGGGTATTGCCCGAACCCATCGATAATACGGATGCTCCTGCGGTCGGATCACTCAGAGAAGAGGATGCATTACCGGAAGTCTCACTTGCATAGCTGAAACGACGGGCTTCATTAGTCTGGAGGAGTCCACTCAGAATGACCTGATGATCTTTTGCAAATGTACGGTTGTAGATAAATTTGTTTTCTGTATTGAGGTACAGATCATCAGAGATCATATCCGAACCTCTGTTAAAGTATGGGTCTGTCCAGATCACACCGGTGACAGACTGCGGCAGAAATTTTTTGTTTTTGGTAGAACGGGTATCAAAACCGACTGTACCGGTATACTGAAGTCCGTTTAATACATCATATGTCAATCTGAAAACCACACGTGCTTGTTCACCCTTAGTATTGTTGACGGATTCGTTGACCATAGCTACAGGATTGTAGCTTTTATCTGTTGTATAGCTCCCCTGAAAATTTTGTCTGGGTGTAAAGTACTGATCCGTTGGCAATCCGTTTTCACCGATAACCCAGGGACTCATATTAGGCATTTTGGTCATTGCCATTCCTCTTGGTGTTGCCAACTTGTTTTCTGTCCAGAAACTATTACGGTCGCTCAGGGAATAAGACATATCTGCATTTACATTCAGCTTGTTGGAGAATTTATAGTTTACACTCACAAGGGAATTGTAACGATTGAATTTTGTTCCTTTTGTAGTACCGATATCATTGAGATAGCCTAAGGATACCCGATAAGTCGCCTTATCTCCTCCTCCGCTGACAGAAAGTGAATTGTCTTCAAAATGGCCAACCTGCGAGACTTCTTTTACCCAATCCGTATTCTGATTATACTCATCAAAATACACCCATGAAGGATCAAATTTGATCTCATTGGTATTGAATAACAGATTGAGATAGGCTGTTGAATTCTGATATCCCAGATCATTGACAGTATTCCAGACCCCATCCTGTATCAGACTGACATACTGTGAACCGTTGAGCATCGGAATAGTAGAAGCCTCTTTCTTAACATCTATTTTACTGGAAAAAGCAAACTGCGTTTTTCCTGATCTTCCTTTTTTAGTTTTAAAGAGAAGTACACCATTTGCTCCTTTAGAACCCCAGATAGCAGTAGCTGCTGCATCTTTGAGCACTTCTATGGATTCGATATCGTTAGGAGAGATATTGACTAAAGCTCCGAAATCCTCATCATTAGCTGTAGAGAAATTGAAATCATCCGATATCTGAGTAGGATAAGGCACTCCGTCTACAACGATCAGAGGCTCAGAGTTGCCATTCAGGGAAGATGTACCGCGGATACGAATGGAACTTTTTGCACCAGGATCCGCACTTGCTATGATATCGACATTCGCTAACCGCCCCTGCAGACCGGATTCTATAGAAGCAAATGGCATCATTTCCAATTCTTTCATATCAAAGCGTTCTGTAGCGGAGACCTGATTACGGTAGCTGATTCCCATTGCATTTTTGTCTGCCGGTTTTTCTTTACTGATGATAACTTCATCGAGCGAGTTTTCATCATCTGATAAGCTCATATTGAGAACTTTCTGCTTACGGTAAGCGACACGCTGGGTTTTATATCCTATACTCGAAAATACAATAGTCAGATTGTCCTGATCCGGTATTTCCAGACGGTAGAAACCGTTGACATCTGATGAGGATCCCTTTAGATTTCGTTTTTCCTGATTCTCGACAAATATGGTTGCTCCTAAAACAGCTTTTCCAAACTGATCTTTTACATTTCCCGTCAATACCAGACTTTTTTGGGCAAATGAATGCAGATAGCAGCTTATCAAACAGAGGAAAAGTAAATATTTAATTTTCATAAAATTTGTTCTTAATCGGTAGGTTTAATTGATATTGTTGAGTCCCGTCTGCTATTATTTAGTAAACACCTTGTTGATCTTGTACACAGCTCCATCACTGAAAATCTTTGGAAATTCACTTGTGACAGTTGCAGTCTCGCCATTATAAGCAGTCAGATTGAGGGCAGTCCCGCTATCCTTAACGCCAAGCATGCGGAAGGTCTGTCCATTACGTTTGGCTGTTATCCAGGATCCTTCAACTTGAAATCCCGGAAACGGATAATCACTGAGCGAATTATCTGGAACAGAAACAAAGTAATATTTCAGGTACTCGGCCAGATCAGCTTTTACCGTTGGTATTTTACCGCTGCTGATCCCTGCAAGTACCGCCGCATTATCAGGCGCAAACAGTAAAAAATTGTTTCCAAACATAAAGGATAACTGGCTTCCGGTTTCCATCAAACCTGCCTGTACCAGCAGCTTGGAAAATTCTGAAAATTCATTTAATGTATTGCCTGCTGCTGTTGCTCCCGATAAGGTAAATTTGATCGTTCCTGTTTCTCTCAATAAAGCTGTTTCAACTTCATAAGCAGATCCGTTAAACCATGACCCCGCGATTTTGGAGGCCTTGATATTGGTATTCATATTATAGGCATTGGAAGAAGAGACTCCTTCATTCTTTACATATATATAGCTGAATGGATTACGTGTACGGAACACTTGTTTACCTCCGATCTGGGTTACATTGTTACTCACGATATGATTAGAAATAAACAACTCCTGAGCTTGTCTGCTCATAGCAACTTTTACACCATCCGTATTTTCCACCTCGACGACTTCATCTCCAAATACCAGCGGGTTTCCTTCATTCCAGAAAATATAACTATCTCCATAAAGGGTATTGAGAATCACTTCATCAGACGGTATAAACAGGGTATAATTCAGATCACGGCTCATCAATGTGCTGATCAGACCCGTATTGACCAGCATCTGAAGGAATATTTTGTATTTGGGATTCTGCAGTACCGGTCCGGTAACACTGTAAAACATATCCGGAACGATAACTTTATTCAATCCGTAATAGACTCCGTTAGAAGCAATTCCTTTAGAAACTACATCCAGATTAGGATCAAATTTGATGACCGAGCCGAATGTACTTTTCAACTGCTTACTACCGGTGATTTCCTGAGGGAAAACAATATTCTCCTGATAGACGTGGTTTGCCATCAATAAGGCTAAAGGCATGAAGTTTACAGATTTAAGATCTGTATAGTAATTGCGCCAATAGCTATTGAAAAAGCTCTGTAAAGCATCATTTTTGGGTGCAAATACATTAAATGCGGTGTAAGCCAGCTCTCCAAGATTGGCATAATCTGCTATTCCTCCCTCACCGTTATAGGACCATTCTGAAGAAATATGCGGCAGCGATCCATGCTTTACAATAAAAAGGGAATCGCCCGCAGCCGCATAATTTTTAGTGGCCTCCACATCATACCACAGCGTTTTGAAACGGTCATAGGTATGCAGGAAATCAGCATAATCTGTTTGTTTTTCAAGGACAGTATGTAGGTTTTCTAAGGGTTCGATGACATCATCAAGAATATAAACATATCCGTTATCTGTAGGTATAGCATATTCCTGTACACGTGCATTAGACATATTGAATCCCCCGTCATTCCATGTACTTCCCGGATAGAAATATTCATAGTTTGATTTAGCATCTATACCTTTTGTACTGAAGTGCATATTGGAAAACACAGGTAAAAAGCGGTCTTTATGAAATATTTTGCGGGTTGCTCCCGTAACCGGATCAGGCAGTGTAGAGATTTCATCTTTACTTCTTGTGCGGTGTTTGTAATACAGTCCTGCACGCAAGGGCTCTACTTTGTCTACTCCCTGCGGCTGATAATTTGTAAATTTCTGCTTATCAAAGGCATAGTAAACAATATGATAGTTAACCACTTTTTTGAGTTCGTTCAAAGGTACCTGATCAATTCCTGTATAACCTTTTTTATTCAGGTAGTTGCGGAATGCTTCATCAGTTGGAGCC
The Sphingobacterium spiritivorum genome window above contains:
- a CDS encoding RagB/SusD family nutrient uptake outer membrane protein, translating into MKKNYLKITAICAVLFFTGCSKYFEVDTNDILKDEDYVGNANELYSGYMGIAAKVQKVADQAVFLADLRTDLLEPTKNAPQDLWDLYYYREKQGNEFANPKGFYDIIINANNYLAKVIEYRKKNPKAIEEAHYNSIISGAIRFKVWSYLMIGKLYGKAAYFDDKNLDINKVGEIPVLTLDQLIPKLIDLMESGVEGVNGKNVLVWGDVLFPGVNASEQDLVWNMICPSPEPLLMELYLWNKNYSKVVEVGMPFIYDNGGGRYKIGNDDYNGEWIQFFSRSPVTKTRGLINVVPYDFERNQTNKLISYFSNTQPSVYYLKPTEVAMNRYKKQLRYDGNTLGDLYRGENYTYYFQNGEWVIRKFSRDRESASEIYKNNVHIVLYRDADVHFFMVEALNNLGKFKEAEAFLNDGIELYLSRNANNLQYPLNNTVWNVALAKNWGIRRRVNLSPVYPAGLSKDNLNTPEKIEAYKKAVDDLIIEETLMESAGEAKAYFAMIRIASRWNDPAMLANRVSEKYTGAYQQTFKQHLMNPVNWYVNYPL
- a CDS encoding SusC/RagA family TonB-linked outer membrane protein, with translation MNILYKILLVSSVIGLCSVEQAFAQRVIKGKVLSSYNNAAVANAIVSIKNSATSAQTNKNGDFSLKVDDVGTSALITVWSPGFHELQVSTLKRDSIVVTLVPDTRFKFDEVKEGIFANKGTSILYNQDFKDGVYNIEDVIAGEFSGLNVINKSGMPTEGSVLNFRGIRTLTADNSPLIILNGMPYFPDNETSTIIGGYSRSVFNAINPQDVKSIRLLKGSEAAVYGSLASNGVLLIETSSADDLETVIEFKGNYGIGYNNKRIPVLQGSDFKNFIGDVGMSQFADMNDMISYFPFLRDDPNYYYNFLYNNHTDWQNEIYTPAFVTDNHLRIKGGDAIAKYDLSLGVMDQNGTLDNSKSTRYSTRLNSTLTLGKKFDLSASVALTYATNKLHEQGMLQATNPMLASLYQAPILSPYRKDDRNNILPDYDIVRQFNVSNPLALLNTTTINSDIYDVFVNAGVKYKATQNINVYGTFGLFSSYNRQSTFIPGLSSRTILPLENGVALNSARSGSGKNSNIYYKINADYTKQLDESNIQAGVGFQGMITDREYDAGFGRNTSSDFYRTLNYVNAAGRAFDGYNESWNWMSFYGFVQYDWRNLVKASTYLSTDGASSTGVDVNRFGFYPGVDLSFLLSNTSAFKDIANLDLLTLNAGYSKTANSRYSSKLSQAYYSSQIYRQLSGIVVGNIPNTSLNREDVRNWDVSLIASLWKKRLNLSASYYHTTAKDVVQAVPVTPIAGIENMYVNGATLLNTGFEFDANLTLIEKKDFGFTIGGNLSTLRNEVKSLNNIDQKITTAPYGMTLITQVGGSPYDFYGYQFNGVISNSAEASRLNLTDFKNLPFEAGDAIFEDINKDGIIDKDDRKSLGNALPKFYGSGFVDIRFKKLTLRGYVTFSKGNKMYNAVRRSLEDMSSYKNQSTAILNRWQEEGQMTTIPKATYGDPMGNSRFSDRWIEDASYLRLSNVVLKYNFGAQKFKLLNNTEIYISGENIYTWTKYLGLDPVTAYSYDISLLGADYGKIPLPRTFKLGVNLKL